The following are from one region of the Halarcobacter sp. genome:
- a CDS encoding diguanylate cyclase, with amino-acid sequence MKFQNIRLIYLKNIMLFLFFGFVIATITSYIQYSVKYDEVKEKLKDESFFVSNRIKTQIKNYINKIEVSINSIYDNKLFLDYINNTTNYNKNIIEQLFINTMENNKSYFQLRFLDINGIEKIRIDRKDDKVFIVEDSKLQDKSNRYYFKGAVNTKRGEYWYSNVDLNIENKKLEYPIRPTFRVSTKVFHNNQFVGILIVNIELKPLLDNIKDNKQFNIYLIDKDGYFILNPDSKKNWSRYLGTNYKIDFENNKKERNFTNTYLFPLNKYFNNNEGIQLVLKVKNHYLDKIIDSNRNLAYTIGILTLLISIPISLIISVPISKLYIKFEKIYKDNLKYVDLVDKYVISMTVDLNKKIVEVSKALCNISGFAKDELIGNDVSIIRNTKTNNLVCKDLWNNIHEGKVWTGEIENKKKNGKLYWIKTTALPNIENSKILSFSSISEDITDKKIIEKISETDKLTQLYNRIKLDRSLEYEFNRFKRNRAIFSLILIDIDFFKLVNDTFGHQVGDKVLIEVSNILKENCRKIDILGRWGGEEFLIICVNTEILGAQHLAEKLRKKIAKYEFEIVKHKTISLGVSQVNLNDTIESLIKRVDNNLYQAKESGRNQTVTDIY; translated from the coding sequence TTGAAATTTCAAAATATCAGGTTGATATATTTAAAAAATATTATGCTATTTCTTTTTTTTGGTTTTGTAATTGCTACTATTACAAGTTATATTCAGTATTCTGTCAAATACGACGAAGTAAAAGAAAAATTAAAAGATGAATCATTTTTTGTATCAAATAGAATTAAAACACAGATTAAAAATTATATAAATAAAATAGAAGTAAGTATAAACTCTATTTATGATAATAAGTTATTTTTAGATTATATAAACAATACAACTAATTATAATAAAAATATTATAGAACAATTATTTATTAATACAATGGAAAATAATAAGAGTTATTTTCAGTTAAGATTTCTAGATATAAATGGTATAGAAAAGATAAGAATTGATAGAAAAGATGATAAAGTTTTCATAGTAGAAGATTCTAAGCTTCAAGATAAATCAAATAGATACTATTTTAAAGGTGCAGTTAATACTAAAAGAGGTGAATATTGGTATTCAAATGTTGATTTGAATATTGAAAATAAGAAATTAGAATATCCTATAAGACCAACATTTAGAGTATCAACAAAAGTATTTCATAATAATCAGTTTGTTGGGATATTAATTGTAAATATTGAACTAAAACCCCTGCTAGATAATATTAAAGATAATAAACAATTTAATATCTATTTGATTGATAAAGATGGGTATTTTATTTTAAATCCAGATTCTAAAAAAAATTGGTCAAGATATTTAGGTACTAATTATAAAATTGATTTTGAAAATAATAAAAAGGAAAGAAATTTTACAAATACTTATTTATTCCCACTAAATAAGTATTTTAATAACAATGAAGGTATTCAATTAGTATTAAAAGTCAAAAATCACTATTTAGATAAAATTATTGATAGTAATCGTAATTTAGCTTATACTATAGGTATTCTAACGCTACTTATCTCTATTCCAATAAGTTTAATTATTTCAGTACCTATATCTAAACTTTATATAAAGTTTGAAAAAATTTATAAAGATAATTTAAAATATGTAGATTTGGTTGATAAATACGTAATAAGTATGACTGTTGATTTAAATAAAAAAATTGTGGAAGTAAGCAAAGCTTTATGCAATATTAGTGGATTTGCTAAAGATGAACTTATTGGAAATGATGTATCCATAATACGAAATACTAAAACAAATAATTTAGTATGTAAAGATTTATGGAATAATATTCATGAAGGTAAAGTTTGGACTGGAGAAATTGAAAATAAAAAAAAGAATGGTAAATTATATTGGATAAAAACTACTGCTTTGCCAAATATAGAAAATAGTAAAATATTAAGTTTTAGTTCAATTAGCGAAGATATTACTGATAAAAAAATTATAGAAAAGATTTCAGAAACAGACAAATTAACTCAATTATACAATAGGATCAAATTAGATAGAAGTTTAGAATATGAGTTTAATAGATTTAAAAGAAATAGAGCGATTTTTTCTCTTATTTTAATAGATATAGATTTTTTTAAATTAGTTAATGATACTTTTGGTCATCAAGTTGGGGATAAAGTATTAATAGAAGTTTCAAATATATTAAAAGAAAATTGCAGAAAAATAGATATATTGGGAAGATGGGGAGGAGAAGAGTTTTTAATAATTTGTGTAAATACTGAAATTTTAGGGGCTCAACATCTTGCAGAAAAGTTAAGAAAAAAAATTGCAAAGTATGAATTTGAAATTGTAAAACATAAAACTATTAGTTTAGGTGTTTCTCAAGTAAATTTAAACGACACCATTGAAAGTTTGATAAAAAGAGTTGACAATAATCTTTATCAAGCTAAAGAAAGTGGTAGAAATCAAACTGTAACAGATATTTATTGA